The Lutzomyia longipalpis isolate SR_M1_2022 chromosome 2, ASM2433408v1 DNA window ttcataattttcttttgcgcCTCATTGGCACGCTGGAGGAAATTCACAGCTAACCACGTACATTTACCCGTCTGAATATCCGTTCCTGTTGCTCCGGAATCTTCAATCTTCCCATAGCAATCGAGATAATCATTCTGGATCGCtgcaaaaattccaatttccaTCGTGACGTCTTTTGTATGCTGCGTAAGTTGATCCTGGCATCCAGCTAAATATGCAGCCATTTCCATTGGAAGATAAATTGAATCTGAAGCTTTATTGAGTGCAATCCCTCTGTATTGTTCCATTGTGAAGGTCAGAACATCCTGATATGTTGCTTTTGCATCCATTTCTTGTCCAACTGCTACAATAAATGAGCTTCTCTGGAAAAGCTCCATGAGTTTTATGTAGCAACTCAAATGGCTGAAATGATCCTTAAGAAGCTGATAAGCTGCATTTTCAAGCATATTGGCATCATTGAGAGCAGTTAGCCCAACTTTTTTGTACCAACAAGGCTTTCCTCTGCGGTACAAACTACCATCCATTATATCATCCATCATTAAATATGCAGattgaaactaaaaaaaagaaaagacaaaaagataaatcatttaaagttCTCTTCAAGagcttttaaatgtttttcctaCCAATTCGACACACCATCCTAAATAAGCAGCTGATCTTAAATTTTCCGAAGATACTGGAGCCATTCTCTTGAATGTCTCATAAAGGAGCATTCcacgatttttctttccacccaGCAGATTATACTGAAGAACTCCCTCAATGTGCTTTCCACCTCCGAAAGGATCGTAGATTTTcaccttttcttttaaatcttccACAATGTCtaaaaaagtaattgaaagaaattaatttctttcactctTTAGCTTCCTAAAATTCTTACTTGGGTAGAACGACATAAATTCCTGGAATGTTTCTGGAATTGCAGCTGAGCTCGCTTTGGCATAAGTTTTCGTTGCAAGTGCTCTGAAATAacaaaaagtttcaaataaatattcgaTCTGATTGAACTTCAagcattttcctttaatcaCCTTGAtatgttatttaatttaaattcattttttgatattttcttgaattcaaACTTATTTTTCACTTCACTGCTCTTGCAGAATTTGCTAATGTATCTCCTATGAGACAGCACAGAAGTACGAAGtagagcttttgagctttctctTGATATATATCCAAATGTAGAAATCATTTTGGGGAACTGAACTTAactgatatttaaaaaaaaatgaaagaaatgtttaaaaaaaaatgaaagaaatgtttaatcaaatccacaaaatcaccattttctcacaaaattcaaCACAAAAGTGTTGCCAAGAGATTGTAGCACCTTCTTTTATAGGCGAGGGATTATTTAGCCTCGTTATAAACCTTAAACTCAAAGCATATTATATGGAGGAAAAGTTGTTGcagcacatttttttctgtaatatgaattttaattattcaatcgCTGAAATGGCTTAAATGATGTAAATAATAGGTCGTCTCTCTCAATGCtgattaataatattttgtattagtttgacttcataattatttattcacaagTATGTTAATGATTGAGAGAGACCTACCTCAACAAATACTTAAGTTTCGATTTATGTTTTCATAAACATAATATCGGTTTAATATTCTAAACTACTAATGCATCATTAAGAATAAacagaaagagaattttaattttcttttttagcacAAGAATTCCATCGTATATTGATACCTTATGTcctttatgtacataatttatatatataattatcTACATAATAGATTGcaaaagaatcaattttaaaagacGAGAGCCCTTAATCAGTTTATACAGCataaaaacacaaattatGTTAAATAAATGCTAATTTCGTCTTGAAATCGAATGTGAAATTTTGACCCTCTTCTGTGACCCGGTAAGTTAATCACATGGTATACATAATAATGattaaaacgtcaaaaaaatgCTTCTCCTCTCAGCAAATGAATTCCAACAATTCAAAACATATCATGActaatgtaatttttcttcatgatcaatggattgttttttttaatgaaaaagaagagattttttgatCTTGAACTTGAATGACATTTTTACGTTACCCattgattttccattaaaattacgcaatttaaaaataaattacaaaatacgTTTTATGTTGAAACTAtgctgaaaattataattaatataaaatacgtttaaaaaaaaattaagcaagcATGTCCtacaaggaagaaaaatctaaacaACACCTCAGgtaaatttaaataacatttattACCTTTCCAATTGTCTACCGTGTcgagaattaattaatagaaCACACACCTTTTGAATTTGTCATGAATTTCATCGCGCGGTAGATATTTCACAAATTCTCACATATGTTGAGCTATGTCTGGGATAAAAAAATCGATATATATGCGTGAATTGATAAGAAGAACGAACCAGAGTGATGACGTAGTTTCTCGTACAGGAAGACCACGAACGAAAAGAGTGCGAACTTGGAGAGTTTCATCGAAATTTGCGCTCTTGCGAAATCCCCTCACAATGCTCTACCGTCTGCCACACGGAGAagatggaaagaaaattctgatccgtattttgaataaaataaaattccgtGAGAAACGaagtgaattttttatcacaCTCGTGAAGCAACGCCAAGACACGCGcgtgaattcttttttattttagtgaaAACGAGAATTGAATCTGAGATGGACGCTTAACCATATCGGTCTTCCCTGCCcaattttgttgtgaaaaaaataaattagaaaaggtGATTGAGTGGTGTGTAGTGGAGCTTAATTTGGGATTTCTTTTCATCCAGAaggaataaattctcaaaagaaggagaattataaattttgcaatatggTAGAAGCTGTTCCAGCCCGGGGAAATGTGCTCGGAAGTAAGTTGAAGCCATATGCTTTCTGTCTCTAAACCCTTAAGAGCTTCCTCCCATAAGACCATGTGCTCTGTGTGTGatgaaagattaattaaatggGAAAAAGAAATCCCAACCCAGTGAATCCTTAATCAACCTTgttcagaaaattcttttggggATAATGGTCAAGAAGCAAGGACACACCAAGGTCACGACGCCTTCAACAAACACTTGTTGCTGACGCAAAACCAAAAGGCGTTTCTGCAATTAAGCGCAACGCAGTGGAAAATCGATTTTCCCAGACACCCTCCTGGGCCAAAAAGTTCACTGACACACACCCAGAAAACACGTAAAGTGATTCGGCTAATTTCGCATGAAAATTCATGGatatgaaaattgagaaaagtcaaaaatgGAGCATTCCCAGAgttatttatagaaaagtGCGAAGATAATTCAGCACCCACGCATCTGCTTTGATTTTCCTTGCGTGGCCAGAGAATTATTAACCCGCAAAGTAAGACAAAAGGCAATTTTATACTGTGTGAGGATAATGCCATATAAATTGTGTGTCAAGAGGATGGTGGTTTAGTagcaaaatcattaaattcacatGATTTGCGATGTGGAGAAGTCGTTGCCAAAAAGCAAGGGAGAGCATTTAAGAGGAGTGAtgtacctacattttttttttgtttcttagtcaatttaaaattgaattaattttttttgattctaTGCTTTTCTATTTGTTCTTTTACAccattagaaaattatttattttaagtttgGGTTAGTGAAGAAGACCTAGttctctaaaaatttaattttattggatttttgatattttttttttagttttctttcaattttgccaattttttttatccaaatttGTTAATTTCGTCAATTTTCTAGCAATATTATTAAccattttagttaatttttaacccaATTTCGTAAATTTTCAGCTCATTTTGTTATGTTTTTGCCAGGTTTTTAGCCATGTTTCGTCagatttgttaattttctgtCAATTTCTTTGGCAGTTGACccaattttgacaattttctgctaattttgttaattctttatccaattaagttaatttttaccCAATTTCGTCAATTTTGTCTTtgtctatttctttttttttcctattgtgATCTTAAGTCTTTTTGATGATGTACTCATGTCTTTTCAAGACGTTTTACCTTGCTTCACTCTTcaatattaaagaaatcaaacttggagctttttctttatattattCCTCAAAGTTTCTTCTAttcagagcaaaaaaaaactaaagtaaataataaatagaaaacTAAACAAAGTTTATTGATAAAGAAacgatattttcttttaccttttgagctttttaaaataaataaacttgcGTTTGTAGTAAAATGGGATTAGATAAATAAACGAAAGCAAAATCGCGCTCATGTCTCTCCATCACAGATCTGCTTAGACGCGTATTATGTTATCAGAAAAGGTAATAAAATACTACGAAGAAATAAATGCCAAAAGTGGTTGGTTAATTGAACTCATTGAACCAGATAATCGGAAGTATCGATCATAAATTAATCATCACAAACacccataaaaattcaacactttGTCCTGTAATTAAACCAGAAGCGACATCATCGCAACTCTCGTAATCTTTCATCCTCACTTCACGTGCAAATGCTCACCAATTCTCACCGAATTTGCCCATCTGTTccgcaacataaaaaaagaatagacgactttatgcaaattcaatgtgaaacgaaaatatcaaattttgaGTAAATAGCTAAaactagttttttttatttatttatcttcgCGCCAAATTCTGCGGCATTGttgagattttattgatttttggggatttttttgagtgatttattaaaaataaaactaaaattcgACAGGCCTCATTCCGGCACGATACATTCTGGCCCTCTTGGGCTCCATCGGAATGGCAATCATCTACGGACTGAAGGTGAACCTCAGTGTAGCTATGGTTGCAATGCTAAATCACACAGCTCTCGCTCAAGCCAGTCATGATGCCTTCAATGGCACAACCAGCATCTCACCTGCAGACGATAGTTGCAAAGGTGATGATTCACATGAAGCTGTTGAGGTAAAGaagtattttcaaaaaaaagtattcttgaatttcttttttaaagaaattatttattttcttttaattttcaatctcaattctgtagaaaagttttcttaattatgTTTTCCATCAACGGagtattttagaatttaaaattggttaaaaaacttttttatggtTCCCTAGACACatacaacaaaaatattagaGACTCATAATgctaattttatgtttaagttttctttttaattttttgaaatctaTTCATTGAAatcttaattcaaaaatttgctcTCTATCTTTTGTTCTTCTTTAActgaaataaaacttttcgttaaaacaaaataaaattctttatgataGCCTAGACACACACACTATAAATAATAACATTTCTATCTACTTGTGTTTATTAATCTGGAATAGcgcataattttttaatcacatAAAACTCTAAATCTAgctttataaaattcattttaatcttttatagatcttaaaaaaaaaccttaaaaatatttttcattcaataataaaaaaattaaataatagcCTAGACACAtaccttaaaattttcaatttttcccacagaaaatccataaaatataGGGAAACATGGCCCGATTGCGACCTCCTTAGACCTTTTTTAAGTCCGTTATTACTTAAAAccgataaaacttttaatgtagTAAGTTATGAGAGAAAAACGAGccttaaatgggctttaaaatgatacaaaatttaagaatattgctttttattttataccatttttttttctcattctgcgcggacctttggaggtcggaattgggccacgttcccctaatcaaaattgaaatcatttcgtttttatagcaaaatgtGTCTTACCTGAATAGTTTTATCTGAAAAGATTTTAGCTAATCTTGTGGACTAATAGGTGTCTTAGCTACCAACTTGTATAgtataatattaaatgaatctcggctaattctaaaaatttttacgCAGAAAAGCCTTTTGTTCTAGCTCACAATTTGCtggaagaaataatattttccacagaattgaaattctgagaattttccaattttttttttaaatttctatttctttttttttttttcaaaacaatcCAGGATGGACCATTTACATGGAGTGAACCCCTTCAGGGCACAATCCTCAGCTGCTACTTCTGGGGCTACTTCATCTCCCAAATCCCCGGAGCGCGAATTGCGGAGCTGCTCTCTGCAAAATGGGTCATGTTCTTCTCTGTGGCCATCAATGTGGTCTGCACCCTCCTAACTCCAATCTCAGCTGAATGGCACTATGTGGCTGTTATTGCAATGCGCGTGGGTGAAGGTATCGGTGGGGGTGTAACCTTCCCTGCCATGCACGTCATGATTGCCTCATGGGCCCCACCCAATGAGAGAAGCGTCATTTCTGCCATTATGTAAGGATGACGGATTATTTAAAATCATCAGCAGAAGCTTCCCGGAAAAGCtccaaaatctctttttttccctgaatttcttttcagttACGCTGGAACTGCTTTAGGTACGGTCATCTCAATGCTAATGGCTGGTCAATTGGCAGCTAATTGGGGTTGGGAATCCGTCTTCTACGTCATGGGCTTCCTGAGTGTTGTCTGGATGGTTCTCTGGGTGTGGCTTGTGCAGGATTCTCCCACAAAGCAGGGGCTAATTAGTCAGGAGGAACGAGATTTGATTACTTCTGCTCTGGGATCGAGTGGAGAAGATGGGCATCATCCGGAGAAGAAGCAACCAGTACCGTGGAAGAGAGTTTTCTCCTCTACGGCCTTCCTGGCTATCCTGGTTGCCCACACATGCAGCAATTGGGGCTGGTACATGCTCCTCATTGAGCTGCCCTTCTACATGAAGCAAGTTCTGGGattcaatataaaagaaaatgcctTGGCCACGGCTATTCCCTTCCTGACCATGTGGCTCTTCAGTATGGCCATCAGCAAGTGTCTGGACACACTGAGGAGTCGCTCAATGATCACCACAACAACAGCGAGAAAAATAGCAACGCTCTTCGCCTCTGTTGTGCCAATGTTTGCCCTTTTGGCCCTCTGCTACATTGGATGCCAACGAGGAGTAGCTGTAGCACTCATGGGAATCGCCATTACATCCATTGGTGGGATGTTCTGTGGCTTCCTCTCGAATCACATTGACATTGCACCCAACTACGCTGGAACACTCATTGCCATCACCAATACAGCAGCCACAATCCCGGGAATTATCGTTCCTGTCTTTGTGGGACAAATTACTCATGGAAATGTGAGGGAAATTCCTGAGAAATCTTCGCCTAATTTCCAAAACTAACCCTGAGAATCTCTCCTATTTCTAGCAAACAATCTCCGCCTGGAGGGTCATCTTCTACGTCACCATTGTCTTGTACATCattgaaattgttttctaCCTCATTTTCGGGTCAGGGGAGGAACAACCCTGGAATAGGGGTGGAGATGTGAAGAAACTAACTGAGACTGATGACCCCGAGGGCGTCCCATTGCGCCAGAAGGCAAGCCCAACGAGCTACACGAGTGAGAATCAGTAAATGACAAAACCTCACAATGTTCTCTCAATACTCTCTCCCTGACTTGTGGATCACTTCCGGAGGATAAttcttaagatatttttttttaaatgttttctgtTTATTTACAACATTTCTTCAGTTTTCTGTGTCTCTCTCTACGTCCAGGAGGAtgccaaataaattttgtgcttACCTTTTAGCTGATTCTTGTCATTTTGCAGAAGTACATTGGGCCAAAATTCAATGGGAGGAACGGGATGACCATTTGGCCGTATTTGAGTCCTCGGGGATTCTCAAACTTGAAGATTTCCACAAAGGGCTTCATTACGTCCGTTAAATCCCTGGAAAAGTCATGAAAAATGTTcagaaaatgtactggtaagctgaccaagcttacgagagctgtgtttctttcagtgtaccaattttgtgagagcaaactagagcgtaaattaatttaaatacgcgcaaagtcgggaaaagttgaaaagtcatcccacaagaaatctttagaacgccatatctcgggaacggctccatagattttcgaatttaagctatcgttggaaaggtcttaacctcaactataacatattaaaatatgaggTAAATCGATAGaagcattttcgaaatattcgagttcgaaaatttcgaaaattttgattttgacttcagcgcctcttgcggtcatttctcgaagttgcaatattctagacatttgtagggtttcacgaaacctttcatttgcacttaagctgatcaaaatcggacttgtagaacccgagatatgacatgtcaaatttggaactcaatattttcaaaatggcgacaaatttttttaaaattttttttatagatagatgttatagtaagctataacatatcaaaaaatgaagcaaatcgataatggcgttttcgagatattaatcgaaaactcatcgaaaattttgtttttgatttttggctccctagcggtcacttttgaaacttcggatgttctagagagttgtagggtttgtcgagagctttcatttgaccccgggttgatcaaaatcggtcaagccgttttcgagttatggtcgattttcgatgaaaaattgtggcagccatattgactaaacggcttgaccgattttcgaaaatgaggtatcgttggaaaggtcttgatgtcccctacaacatatccaaatttcagatttttgtCTATTAcagaggctgagatataggcaaaacaaaattttgagattattcaaaatggcggtcggaggggtgggggggcgtgaatttgacctcataatcggatgtcttccggtcgatatttaaactttgccgtttaccgcaagtctctatctattacggttctcttgcaatttagctctgaacctaattcgtgctcatactataagtttgagcccgatctgacgactttcgattttgctcggtacacaaaagctgtgtctgaaagaaacacagctaaaattgaatttttaagttttctcgCAATCTTTgggaagaaagttttcttactTGATAACTACTGAGATTCCGGATTCCCGGAAGGCATTGGAAAGGGCCATTTGAACAACCCCATCATTCTGAACGGGACTCAGGGAGCACGTTGAGTAGACAAGGGATCCTCCGACCTTCACAAGCTTCAAacaattccttaaaaaaatgcagagatttaaagaaaaatccaccaGAAAACATTCCCTCAATTCCTTACTCAAGAATCCCCGCCTGAAGCTCCGGAATCTTCAATCTCTCATTCATTCTCGTTGGTTTGAAGATgttattctcattttcattgagGCAATGCCTGTCTGTCGTACAGGGCACATCCACGAGCACTTTGTCGTACTTTTTGTACTCCGTGAGCAGCCTGGCGTCTTCGTGGACAATGAAGCATCTCTTCTGCTGCCAATTCTCCCggaaatcaaaaacaaagtccTCCATGATCTTCCGGATGCGCTTAACTCTCGTCTCGGGGATATCATTGCACACGAGAACATCCGGGTAGAGAGTTTGAAGCATTATGAGGGATTTCCCGCCAGGAGCAGCACAAGCATCGAGAACTTTGTCTCCAGGCTCAATTCCCAGAGCCAGGGGTGGGAGGATTGAAGCTCCATCGAGGAGGTAGTGTGAAAAGGAGCCCGTAATGCATTTCTTGGGGCTAGAGAAGCGATCTACATTGCTCCTCTCGTACGTGTAGATGTGaagattttccgggaaatgcaGCTCAAGTTCTGGTTCAATCTTCAGGGGGAAATCTGTGTTTTTGTTGTAGTATTTGTAGTGATCTGACTCAAATACCCAATCCTCCAGACCCTTCATCCTTGTGGCTGGCATAAAATCCTCCAGCAGCCCTTCGCTGATTTCCGGATCAATAATACGACGATCTCGGGATTCTGGCTCAACCAGCGTGGACTCATTGTCAGCTGGGGATTGCCTCATTGTGTCTATAGTCTCAGGGATGTAGTTCAGGGAAGCTTCTCGTTCCTGTGGGTAGAATGTTTGGATTTCTTCAGCCTGCCGTTTAGCCAACGTTGCCTGGAGCCTTTCATCGATCTTTGTGAATTTCTCCTCAATTTTGTGCATCTGCGGAAGTTCTCCTTTCTCAATTCTCTCTTTAGTGATATTATACAGAGTCCTTACATTGATGGCACCTACAAGAAATCAATAAGAAATAATCAATAcaagatttcttaaattatcCTGGGAAATTCCCTAACCTGTAGCTTCGAGTTTCTCAATGGTTTTCTCTGCATCTCCGAAATTATTCACAATCGCCATGTATTTATGCTCACACAGGAGTGCCAGCCTCATGGAATTCCATCTGATCCCAAAGATAGAGCCGTagaattcatcaaaattcGTCAAAGCGCGATCTTtgggataaattttcttcctcaccaTGGACTGCAAACAATCATTAGAAAATGAGAGTTTTCCTTTGAATAAATGAATGATTCTACTTACCCAATGATCCCGACGATGCTTGAATCTCCTGAGCTGCAAAATCACATTCTTTGGCCTCAACattcttcttaaaaattaatattttttgccaGAAGTTCTGAAACttctctacaaaaaaaatctctccaaaataataacaaaaaacaCGTGTTTTTGACGTTTCATGCAATTCGCAAGTGGAACgggacaatttttattggagtCACGTTACAAAGTGCGACACTATCCATGACAAATTACGTGTTAATCAAATTCTCAACGTTCTCAAATCATTTAAGGTTATAGTTTTTTAGAATaatcttcttttaaatcaaaagattACATAAAAATGGTTTTATTAGCACAAATGTAACAGGAGCAGagtaaaaaatttctattcaaCTCACTTGTCACGGGACACACGGCAAGAAAGAACCTAACCTATGGGCTTGTTTTTAAAAGTTGACATTCGGACGTTTCGCTTGCTGGGATGTGTAAATGTCAGTTTTTTGCAGAACCTTCACTGCAAATTGACGTCTTAATTTTCATGCGAAAGAAAAACGCATTTTAACACGATAAATCCACAAGGAAAGTGACCAAAAAACATCTTGAGACGTCTATGTAAGTACTGCGTGGCTTTTCCTGCGGCTAATTTCCCTCAAAGTTGggtttttggggatttttccgTGACCCAGAGGCCGTCATGGAGAGTTCACaacaaagaaatttccttctcattcacttttttcctTCCACCACACATTACGCACCCAATTGCCACCACTAGATCACCTCATTTTGCAGCCTGAATGGCAACCAAGTGGTGGTGTTGGAGTGATTTTCCTGCCATCTCTGCAAagtgataattttaaaaataaaattcgcgACGAGCTTTCTGACAAGGCTCGCGCTGTGTGGTGGGAGCGGGGTGGGATGGGAACCTTGATGCCTTgcgtatttttctttatttatatttttcatgccAAGCACCGTCatctcttctctttttcaGTCGCTCTCCCTCTCAACTCATAAACTGATGTGCCACTGATTTTGTTTTCCATCTCCATCCATCGCGCGGGAATTCCCTTCGTAGTCAGgaaagcagcagcagcagcagcagctgtTCCCCAAAACACCTCTCTCAATCCCAGAGGGAACTTTTGCAAACACAGCaaacgaagaaaaagaagaagaagtgtCCAGGAAACTCGTGATGGTGCAGAGGACATCCTCCTGACAAACTAAAGAGTGTTCTTACGACGGGTGTGCCATTTTGTGCTGTGAATTTGTTGTGTGGTGAAAAGTCTCACACACCCACTCCCTGTGGGGCTGAaaattttgtgtggaaatcaatttttctgggTTTAgtgaagtgaaagaaaaaataaataaaacctgAGAGAGATAAACTACGtcgcaaaattctctatgTGAGTGAACTCTCTTTCTCCTCATCTGGTTGAAAGTGAGAAAAGACAAATACTCgtgtttttgtgtgtgcaaagAAGATTAACAAGAGAAAAGGAATTGAATTTGGTGCGCGTGAAGATGATTAGATTGAGGGACATCGAGGAGAGGCAGGAAAAGGAATCTCTGCCCGAGAATCCGCTGAAGAGTTGGCGGGCAAAGTTTGACAACAATTCCCTGACCACGGAGGATTTTATCACCTACTTCAACGCTGCCTGCCCATTCTTCATCATTGTCAATAAAGAGGAAGGGGAGACTGGTGAGTACAAatcaattagttggtataccacaatcgtggcataccaagtattgtaatcgtcggaaaaaccgaccacctcagatcgggctcaaacttggtatgagcacgttttagacatcccacattacgaaaatggtggtggaaaatttttgatccggccggcctgccggccgtcctgccggccggtcgcccaaactttgctttatatctcaagaacggtaacagatagagacttccggtttgaagttttctatagaaatgtgggtgtaaaatttcattttttcgcattttcaaaatccaagatggccgccgtccgccattttgaaataccatcaaccagtccccttatagctagaaatctgaaattttagtatgttgtagtgctcagtgagacgttttcatcgataatttatacttgaaaatcggtcaagccgtttagcaaatatggcggcctaaagcaaaaagtgttttttcgatataactcgagaacggcttgaccgattttgaccaccttggtatcaaatgaaaggtttcaagaagccctacaactgtctagaacatttcaagttccaaaaatggccgcaagaggcgctaaaaacaaaaacaaaaattgcttaaCTTTACTgggcaatatcttcgaatcccaatcatagatttccttgaatttttgatatgttgtagcgggactaataatcttgcatcagtccgaaaatgaagaaattctatgtcgccgtttagaagatatgaccatttaaaaaattcttgaatttgaaaagttctaagagccatatctcttgaaccgcttgtccgatttgactcaatttggtatcaaattaaaggttttgcaattatctacaactttctagagcATCAGAAATCTCTAGAACCATTcattcaggacgaaaaatacgaaaaactctttttgtgaaacaaaaatcctccattttgtgttctagaggtgaccttgaaaatcattgaaatttatgtcaatttatagcctattttaatacctttccaaaactagtcaagaaatttctgtaggtctaatagaacttcagatatgtgcatttttatctttcatattgatgaatttcataaaaaaaaatcaactttgcctacttattctactcacaaattaaattacaacgcatagactgacccatccgcgttgtggtataccaactttaata harbors:
- the LOC129788664 gene encoding farnesyl pyrophosphate synthase-like, with translation MISTFGYISRESSKALLRTSVLSHRRYISKFCKSSEVKNKFEFKKISKNEFKLNNISRALATKTYAKASSAAIPETFQEFMSFYPNIVEDLKEKVKIYDPFGGGKHIEGVLQYNLLGGKKNRGMLLYETFKRMAPVSSENLRSAAYLGWCVELFQSAYLMMDDIMDGSLYRRGKPCWYKKVGLTALNDANMLENAAYQLLKDHFSHLSCYIKLMELFQRSSFIVAVGQEMDAKATYQDVLTFTMEQYRGIALNKASDSIYLPMEMAAYLAGCQDQLTQHTKDVTMEIGIFAAIQNDYLDCYGKIEDSGATGTDIQTGKCTWLAVNFLQRANEAQKKIMKECYGKSDEASIRRVKELYNEVSLEDAYFEFEKNFYTTVKKEIGQSSEIPLQVCLEIIDKMCLGQ
- the LOC129788665 gene encoding sialin → MVEAVPARGNVLGSLIPARYILALLGSIGMAIIYGLKVNLSVAMVAMLNHTALAQASHDAFNGTTSISPADDSCKGDDSHEAVEDGPFTWSEPLQGTILSCYFWGYFISQIPGARIAELLSAKWVMFFSVAINVVCTLLTPISAEWHYVAVIAMRVGEGIGGGVTFPAMHVMIASWAPPNERSVISAIIYAGTALGTVISMLMAGQLAANWGWESVFYVMGFLSVVWMVLWVWLVQDSPTKQGLISQEERDLITSALGSSGEDGHHPEKKQPVPWKRVFSSTAFLAILVAHTCSNWGWYMLLIELPFYMKQVLGFNIKENALATAIPFLTMWLFSMAISKCLDTLRSRSMITTTTARKIATLFASVVPMFALLALCYIGCQRGVAVALMGIAITSIGGMFCGFLSNHIDIAPNYAGTLIAITNTAATIPGIIVPVFVGQITHGNQTISAWRVIFYVTIVLYIIEIVFYLIFGSGEEQPWNRGGDVKKLTETDDPEGVPLRQKASPTSYTSENQ
- the LOC129788666 gene encoding 5-methylcytosine rRNA methyltransferase NSUN4, whose product is MLRPKNVILQLRRFKHRRDHWSMVRKKIYPKDRALTNFDEFYGSIFGIRWNSMRLALLCEHKYMAIVNNFGDAEKTIEKLEATGAINVRTLYNITKERIEKGELPQMHKIEEKFTKIDERLQATLAKRQAEEIQTFYPQEREASLNYIPETIDTMRQSPADNESTLVEPESRDRRIIDPEISEGLLEDFMPATRMKGLEDWVFESDHYKYYNKNTDFPLKIEPELELHFPENLHIYTYERSNVDRFSSPKKCITGSFSHYLLDGASILPPLALGIEPGDKVLDACAAPGGKSLIMLQTLYPDVLVCNDIPETRVKRIRKIMEDFVFDFRENWQQKRCFIVHEDARLLTEYKKYDKVLVDVPCTTDRHCLNENENNIFKPTRMNERLKIPELQAGILENCLKLVKVGGSLVYSTCSLSPVQNDGVVQMALSNAFRESGISVVIKDLTDVMKPFVEIFKFENPRGLKYGQMVIPFLPLNFGPMYFCKMTRIS